Below is a window of Microaerobacter geothermalis DNA.
CAGGGTTAAGGGGTTCTCCCACGCTTAGTATATGACGGAGTGAGGACAGATCATATTTTTTGATTACATCTACCCCTGCTCCCATCAACATCCGGAATGCTGTAGGGGCGCTGTACCAAACGGTCACTTTATATTTCTCAATAGTGGCATACCAATCATCAGGACTAAATCGTCCTCCGCGGATGACATTGGAAGCTCCGTTTAGCCAAGGTCCAAAGATCCCGTAGGAGGTCCCTGTTACCCAACCGGGGTCTGCCGTACACCAATACACATCATCCTCCTGCAGATCAAGGACCCATTTGGCGGTCTGGTAATGCTGAATCATTGCATTATGGACATGAAAAACTCCTTTAGGCTTACCGGTAGACCCGGAGGTATAGTGAAGAATCATTCCATCTTCCCTATCTACCCATTCTATTTCCAAATCCTCTGAAGCTTCCTTCATTTCAGCATAATAATCAATATAGCCTTCATCAATTTTTTCTCCCACCAAAATCACATGCTTTAACGCAGTCAATTCCTGAAGGGGAACCCTGGGAAGAAGTTGCGGAGTCGTAACTATGGCTACTGCTTCACTGTCCTGCAAACGGTCCTTGACAGCCGCCTCCATAAAGGCCTCAAAGAGGGGACCCACAATCGCACCAATTTTTAATGATCCCAACAGGCTGACATATAACTCAGGTGAACGGGGCATAAAAATAAACACCCTGTCCCCCTTTTGGATTCCATATTTGCGCAAAACGTTCCCAAATCGGTTAGTTAAGCGTTTTAATTCCATAAATGTATATTTTTCGTCTCTGGTTGCATCACTGTAATACAGAGCGACTTTGTTTTTACGAAAACCTTCGGCATGTCTGTCTATGGCTTCATAGGCCATATTTACTTTGCCAGTTTCATACCATGAAAATTCCTTCTCCACATCCTCCCATTTGAATGTCTTGTAGGTTTCATCGTAGTTTGCAAGATTAAATTTACCCGGAATAACTTCAATGATTTCCGTTGTTTTCACAGAATGTCCCCTCCCATTTTATTTATCTTATAAATTTTCTTTTATCATTATAACATATTCATGCAATTTTGAATGATTTTTTTGTTTAAAAATTCAAAAATTATATGGTGTGTTTGCTCCAACTATATTATGATGAAGTTATGGTGAAAGAGTATGGATCTTAGGAGTGTTCGTTTTATGGATTATAAAAAGCTAGTTCAACAAATGCCCCCTTTTACTTTGTTGGATCAACCAGTATTAGATAAGCTTTTTAGAAATTCCAAGGTGATGGCGTATCCGAAAAATGATTATTTAATACAATCGGGAGAAAGAAATACCCCCATTTTTTTGCTTCTTGAAGGGATGGCAAAAAATTGTGTGCTGCATCGTGACGGTGAAGAAGCAACCATCAAGTTTCATCACCCCGGACAATTAATGGGTGTCATTTCAGCCATAACCAACGAAGACCCAGGTTTTTCTGTAAAAACCGTAACCGAATGTACTTGTCTGGTCATACCTAAGGACGAATTTGGAGCACTTCTCCATCACAATCCCCTGTTTGCCGAATGGATGGCTAAAGACGTGAGTAAGCGGCTAAGATCCCTCTATTATGAGCTGAAAAAAGAAAATATTCATCAGATTCCATCGATCGATCCTTACCCCTTTCGAAAAAAAATCGGGGATATGATGTCCAACCCGGTGCAAACGGCAACCCTTGATCTTTCTCTAACTGAATTGGCTAAAAAAATGGATACTTTCCAGGTTAGTTCATTGGTCATTGTAGATCAATTTGAAACTCCCATCGGAATCGTTACAGAGAAGGATCTAATTCGTTCCTTGTCAAGAGAGGAAATTTACTTAAAAGCATCAGATGTCATGTCCTCAAAAATGGTGATTCTGCATCCAGAAAACAGTTATTATGATGGCCTTTATGCCATGATCAAAAACCATAGTAAACATATTGTGGTGACAGAGAGAAATAAACTGACGGGAATCTTGACCATGAGAAATTTCCTCCAAGCCCGGGGAAGCGATTTTTTGCATGTATTGTATGATTTGGAAAAAAAACAGGATCTTGTGGATCTGAAAAAAATAAGAAAGCAAATTCAACAATTGTTGTTTACCTTATCCGCCCAGCATGCCGATGCAAAGGAAATTTGCTCGATTGCCACAGAATTTTATGACCGCTTGACACAGCGGGTGCTCTTTTTAAAGGAAAGGGAAATGGAACAAGAAGGTTATGGTTCTCCCCCCGTTCATTATTGTTGGGTAGCCATGGGAAGTGACGGGAGAAAAGAGCAAACCGTTCCCTTTGACCAAAATCATGCCATAATTTATCAGGATTATCCTTCTACAGATCAATTGATGATTGAGTGTTATTTTTCCAGATTAACAGAAAAGGTGGTTGACACTTTAATCAAAATTGGGATTCCCAGGCCTAAAGGAAATGCTAGTGCCAATTATCCGCAATGGAGGCGTTCCATTTCAGATTGGAAGGAAGAAATCGATCAATGGAAAATAGATTCATCCCCAGCTGAAATCCGGCATTTCTCCCTTATTACTGATTTCCGGCCGATCTACGGAGATTTTAAATTAGCCCAGAATCTTCGGAAATATATGATGGAGACAGTACCAAAAAAAACCGCTCTTATCAAGCGAATGGTTATGAATGATTCAACCACGGGGGTTCCCCTAGGAATTTTTGGCAGAATTATTACAGAAAAATCTGGAGAGCATGCTTATGAAGTGAATATAAAGGATGGCGGGTTGATTCACCTCATCAATGGACTTCGTGCCTTTTCCCTTTGGCATGGATTATCCGTTGTTTCATCTTGGGATCGTTTAGCTCAACTGCACGGGATAGGAGAATTCTCAATAGATGAAGTAGAGGAAATTGAAAGGGCCTTGCACTGGTTTATCGTACTTCGTTTAAAGCAAAATGCTTGGAGGGTGGAACAAGGGATTGGCGTCAGCCATTTTATCAATCCGGATCATCTCAGCAATGAAGAACGGATCCGGCTCAAGGAATCTCTTTCCACCACCAAATGGTTTCAGCATGTGGTTAAACGATATTTTCTGAAAGAAATCGAAGGTGGATCATGATGAACTCTTTTCCATGGAGAAAGTATCTAAAGCATATCCTGGGGAAAAGGGATAGGGACATAAGAGGAGAAATTGATCAGCAACTGTTGCATCAGATCGTCCACCTGATTGATACATGTCATGGGATATCCCCCGATACCCCATTGAATAAAATGACCTTTGTCGTTTTTGACACCGAAACGACCGGATTTCATCCCCATGCCGGGGATGAAGTTATTGAAATGGGAGCCGTTAAAATCATCAACGGAGAAATTCGATATGACCAGACCTTTCACTCCTATGTGAATCCCAGAAAGGAAATTCCTGAGGCAGTGACCGCCATTACCGGGATTAATGTAGACAAAGTCCGCCACGCCCCAATCCTTTTAGAAGCCGTGAAAGAATTCCTTATTTTTATTCGCAATGTCCCTTTGGTTGGTCATTGTATTCATTTTGACATACAGTTTCTTAACTTTAAACTAAGAAAAACGTGCAGAAGGAAAATATCCAATCCTGTCATTGATACCCTCAGTTTAGCCTCGATGGTTCATCCAACCATGGGAAATTATACGTTGGATGAACTGTTAGATTTTTATCATATCCCTAATAAAAATAGACATACTGCACTTGCAGATGCCATCATGACTGCTCAATTATTCATTAAACTCATTCAGAAGCTGCAGCAAAACAGGATCAAAACTTTGCGGGACTTGACCGATGAAATCTTTCATATGCAACGGTTTCCATCCTGATCATCAAATCGAATGCAAACCCTCCCTACGGGTTCTTTATGGCATCAAGCAACCATTTTCAAGGCACACGTAAGAATCACTTGCGCCGAGACGACGTCCCGCTCCTCTCTGACGGGTTAGATTAAAAAGGGGCTAAAAGACCCTGTTAAGATAAATTAAATTACAAAAAAAGGAGGGTATTGCCCTCCTTTTTATATAAAACGATAGATGAAAAAGATAATCTTATGCGGTAGAGGATGATGCTTTTGGTTTAGCCTTGGGTTTTTTGGGGCCCGTTTCTTCTTTTCTCACAAAATGTCCTGAACCTAGCCAGGCAGAAAGGGCAAACATCAGATAGATCGCTTGCGTTGCTTCATTTCCCTGCAAGAGAAGTTGAAGTCCAATCCCCAATCCTAATGAGGGGATCACAAGAAGAAGAGTTCGCATCACCCGCTCAAATCCCGGTCGAGGGGATAATGGCCAGGCCCGTGAAAAAACAACGCCTAGCGCTACACCCAAACCAACGACGATAAATATTTGCATGATGACAAGAGGGGTAGGGAAAGGCCAACCCATTAGGTAATAGCCAATGATATAAAAAAGTTCAAGGAAAAAAATGATTCCAACAGCTTTTCGAACTACTCTAAGATCCAGCATCGGTGTAAACATATAAATCCCTATGGCAAGAATCCCAAGTATGATCGTCCATGTCATCTTATTGGCCTCCTATCTATGAAAAGAAGGTGATCGGGAAGGGCTGATCCTCCCCGATTTAAATTTTCAAGAGCATACATTATCCGATGTGAATTTATAGTTCCGTCTATATATAACCATTCCTATCCATTCATGTAATCCTATTTTTCTTAGTGAGAATGTCTTACGCCTCCTGTATTGGAATCCACCGTATCAAATATTTCCGGTGTGCGAATATCCTCTACCATATCCTGAATTTCCTGGGGTGGTGCTTCCGTTGCACGGGATACAACGAAGGATACGATGAAGTTAAGCAACATTCCGACGACTCCAAT
It encodes the following:
- the acsA gene encoding acetate--CoA ligase, yielding MKTTEIIEVIPGKFNLANYDETYKTFKWEDVEKEFSWYETGKVNMAYEAIDRHAEGFRKNKVALYYSDATRDEKYTFMELKRLTNRFGNVLRKYGIQKGDRVFIFMPRSPELYVSLLGSLKIGAIVGPLFEAFMEAAVKDRLQDSEAVAIVTTPQLLPRVPLQELTALKHVILVGEKIDEGYIDYYAEMKEASEDLEIEWVDREDGMILHYTSGSTGKPKGVFHVHNAMIQHYQTAKWVLDLQEDDVYWCTADPGWVTGTSYGIFGPWLNGASNVIRGGRFSPDDWYATIEKYKVTVWYSAPTAFRMLMGAGVDVIKKYDLSSLRHILSVGEPLNPEVVRWGMEVFNKRIHDNWWMTETGGQLISNYPCMPIKPGSMGKPFPGIKAAIIDNEGNELPPYRMGNLAIRTGWPSMMRKIWKNEPKYKEYFSIPGWYVSGDSAYMDEDGYFWFQGRVDDVIMTAGERVGPFEVESKLVEHPAVAEAGVIGKPDAVRGEIIKAFIALRQGYEPSEELKADIAKFVKEGLAAHAAPREIEFKDKLPKTRSGKIMRRVLKAWELGLPTGDLSTMED
- a CDS encoding DUF294 nucleotidyltransferase-like domain-containing protein; this translates as MDYKKLVQQMPPFTLLDQPVLDKLFRNSKVMAYPKNDYLIQSGERNTPIFLLLEGMAKNCVLHRDGEEATIKFHHPGQLMGVISAITNEDPGFSVKTVTECTCLVIPKDEFGALLHHNPLFAEWMAKDVSKRLRSLYYELKKENIHQIPSIDPYPFRKKIGDMMSNPVQTATLDLSLTELAKKMDTFQVSSLVIVDQFETPIGIVTEKDLIRSLSREEIYLKASDVMSSKMVILHPENSYYDGLYAMIKNHSKHIVVTERNKLTGILTMRNFLQARGSDFLHVLYDLEKKQDLVDLKKIRKQIQQLLFTLSAQHADAKEICSIATEFYDRLTQRVLFLKEREMEQEGYGSPPVHYCWVAMGSDGRKEQTVPFDQNHAIIYQDYPSTDQLMIECYFSRLTEKVVDTLIKIGIPRPKGNASANYPQWRRSISDWKEEIDQWKIDSSPAEIRHFSLITDFRPIYGDFKLAQNLRKYMMETVPKKTALIKRMVMNDSTTGVPLGIFGRIITEKSGEHAYEVNIKDGGLIHLINGLRAFSLWHGLSVVSSWDRLAQLHGIGEFSIDEVEEIERALHWFIVLRLKQNAWRVEQGIGVSHFINPDHLSNEERIRLKESLSTTKWFQHVVKRYFLKEIEGGS
- a CDS encoding 3'-5' exonuclease gives rise to the protein MNSFPWRKYLKHILGKRDRDIRGEIDQQLLHQIVHLIDTCHGISPDTPLNKMTFVVFDTETTGFHPHAGDEVIEMGAVKIINGEIRYDQTFHSYVNPRKEIPEAVTAITGINVDKVRHAPILLEAVKEFLIFIRNVPLVGHCIHFDIQFLNFKLRKTCRRKISNPVIDTLSLASMVHPTMGNYTLDELLDFYHIPNKNRHTALADAIMTAQLFIKLIQKLQQNRIKTLRDLTDEIFHMQRFPS